The following is a genomic window from Chitinophagales bacterium.
TGGCACTTCGTCTGCTCCCTGGTCTGCTTCAAAGTAGGGTTTTTTCTCAAAACCAAACCACCCGGCATATATTACATTGGGAAACTTACGTATAGTGCTGTTATATGATTGTGTTACTTCATTGAATTTTCTCCTTTCAACGGCAATGCGGTTTTCCGTCCCTTCCAGCTGTGCCTGCAATTCCAGAAAATTTTGATTGGCTTTCAACTCCGGATATCGCTCTACCACGACCATCAGGCGGCTGAGTGCGCTGCTCAATTTGCCTTGTGCCTGCTGAAACTGCTCCAGTGATTGCGGATCGTTTGGGTTGACATTCACCTGGGTAGCTTTTGAGCGGGCTTCAATGACATCCTGCAAAGTACCGCGCTCAAAATCGGCAGCACCTTTTACTGTATTTACCAGGTTGGGAATCAAGTCCGCCCGTCTTTGATAAACATTTTCCACATTGGCCCATTGGCTGCTCACCTGTTCATCAAGGCCTACCATTTTATTGTAGCCGCAACTGCTTAAAAAGGAGGCAAAGATCAGGAGCAAAAAGATTTTACTTATTGAAGCTGTTTTCATTTTTGGTGATTTTATTTGTTGCAAAAATAGGTTTTCTTGGGCGTTTATTAAATTTTGAATTGAGCGGAAAATCTTCTTGTAAAAATGGAAAATGTATGATGGAAAATGTGTGATGGAAACAGTATGATGGAAAAAGTAT
Proteins encoded in this region:
- a CDS encoding LemA family protein, whose translation is MKTASISKIFLLLIFASFLSSCGYNKMVGLDEQVSSQWANVENVYQRRADLIPNLVNTVKGAADFERGTLQDVIEARSKATQVNVNPNDPQSLEQFQQAQGKLSSALSRLMVVVERYPELKANQNFLELQAQLEGTENRIAVERRKFNEVTQSYNSTIRKFPNVIYAGWFGFEKKPYFEADQGADEVPNVEF